A genomic window from Cupriavidus metallidurans CH34 includes:
- a CDS encoding arsenate reductase has translation MTTLLYGIPNCDTVKRARTWLESNGVDYTFHDFKKQGVDEKMLRAWLKHVPLTTLLNKKGTTYRALSDADKTRAESEAGAIALMQTSPSLIKRPVLDRDGKVSVGFSADGYAALF, from the coding sequence ATGACTACCCTGCTCTACGGCATTCCCAACTGCGACACCGTCAAGCGTGCCCGCACCTGGCTGGAGTCGAACGGCGTCGACTACACGTTCCACGATTTCAAGAAGCAAGGCGTCGACGAGAAGATGTTGCGCGCCTGGCTCAAGCACGTGCCCCTGACCACGTTGCTGAACAAGAAGGGCACCACGTACCGCGCGCTGTCCGATGCGGACAAGACGCGCGCGGAGTCCGAAGCCGGCGCCATCGCGCTGATGCAGACCAGCCCGTCGCTGATCAAGCGTCCCGTGCTGGACCGCGACGGCAAGGTCAGCGTCGGTTTTTCCGCTGACGGCTACGCCGCCCTGTTCTAA
- a CDS encoding ferritin-like domain-containing protein produces MTATHPAKAPGDLPWSISEIDYSSIDVVKVRNNRTLFYLLAAASFIESGSDTYAGNLAKYYADVPEAARWLAEHWECEELQHGQALRRYVEHVWPEFNWERGYRRFFDEYSVTCSIDNFEPSLALEMAARCVVETGTATYYRALEQASDEPVLRDLTRRIANDEVRHYKHFYRYFNALHEHERLGRGKVLGALARRLLEIKNEDAEIALRNVLRIEHEREDVPEGDVRALNSRCSAVIRHHLPLEMTVRMLLRPLHLNARVERFLRRPIVAVVSRVMLY; encoded by the coding sequence ATGACCGCAACGCACCCGGCCAAGGCGCCGGGGGACCTGCCCTGGTCCATATCGGAGATCGACTATTCGTCGATCGATGTCGTCAAGGTACGCAACAACCGCACACTGTTCTATCTGCTCGCCGCCGCCTCGTTCATCGAAAGCGGATCCGACACCTACGCGGGCAACCTCGCCAAGTACTACGCCGACGTACCCGAAGCCGCCCGGTGGCTCGCCGAGCACTGGGAGTGCGAGGAACTCCAGCACGGGCAGGCGCTACGCCGCTACGTGGAGCATGTCTGGCCCGAATTCAACTGGGAACGTGGATACCGGCGCTTCTTCGACGAATACAGCGTGACCTGCTCGATCGACAATTTCGAGCCTTCGCTGGCCCTGGAAATGGCCGCCCGCTGCGTGGTGGAAACCGGCACCGCCACCTACTACCGCGCGCTGGAACAGGCCAGCGACGAACCAGTGCTGCGCGATCTGACCCGCCGCATCGCCAACGACGAAGTCCGCCACTACAAGCACTTTTATCGCTACTTCAACGCGCTGCACGAGCACGAGCGACTCGGCCGCGGCAAGGTACTTGGCGCGCTGGCCCGGCGGCTGCTGGAAATCAAGAACGAGGACGCCGAGATCGCGCTGCGCAACGTCCTGCGGATCGAACATGAACGCGAAGACGTGCCCGAGGGCGATGTCAGGGCGCTGAATTCCCGCTGCAGCGCCGTTATCCGGCATCATCTGCCGCTGGAGATGACTGTCAGGATGCTGTTGCGCCCACTGCACCTCAATGCCCGCGTGGAGCGGTTTCTGCGCCGGCCGATCGTGGCTGTGGTGTCGCGGGTGATGCTGTACTGA
- the prmB gene encoding 50S ribosomal protein L3 N(5)-glutamine methyltransferase: MATTSSLKTVRDMLRLAVSRFTAAKLSFGHGSANAYDEAAYLVLHTLNLPLDTLDPFLDARLLPEEIDAVHKVIDRRVNERVPAAYITHEAFMHGLRFYVDSRVIVPRSFIGELLQEGLEPWIGDTGQIGPVLELCTGSGCLPIIAAHVWPHARIDAVDISSDALAVARRNVADYKMENRITLYEGDLYAPLPSTATYDVILTNPPYVNEQSMRDLPPEYMAEPRIALAGGDDGMDVVRRIIAGAKKRLNPGGALVVEIGNERENVEAAFPDLDIVWLSVSAGDDQVFLVTYEALPG, from the coding sequence ATGGCCACCACCTCTTCCCTGAAAACCGTCCGCGACATGCTGCGCCTGGCGGTTTCGCGCTTTACCGCCGCGAAGCTCTCTTTCGGTCACGGCAGCGCCAACGCCTATGACGAAGCCGCCTACCTGGTGCTGCATACGCTGAACCTGCCGCTGGACACCCTCGACCCATTCCTCGACGCCCGTCTGCTGCCAGAGGAGATCGACGCTGTGCACAAGGTGATCGATCGTCGCGTAAACGAACGTGTGCCGGCCGCCTACATCACGCACGAAGCGTTCATGCACGGGCTGCGTTTCTACGTGGATTCCCGCGTGATCGTGCCGCGCAGCTTCATCGGCGAATTGCTGCAGGAAGGACTGGAACCGTGGATCGGTGATACCGGGCAAATCGGCCCGGTACTGGAACTGTGCACCGGTTCCGGCTGCCTGCCGATCATCGCCGCACACGTCTGGCCGCACGCACGAATCGACGCGGTGGACATCTCGTCCGACGCCCTGGCCGTGGCCCGCCGCAATGTGGCGGACTACAAGATGGAAAACCGCATCACGCTCTACGAAGGCGACCTCTACGCGCCGCTGCCGTCGACCGCCACCTACGACGTGATCCTGACCAACCCGCCGTACGTCAACGAGCAGTCGATGCGCGACCTGCCGCCCGAATACATGGCGGAGCCGCGCATTGCGCTGGCCGGCGGCGACGACGGCATGGACGTAGTACGCCGGATCATCGCCGGCGCGAAGAAGCGCCTGAACCCGGGCGGCGCGCTGGTGGTGGAAATCGGCAACGAGCGCGAGAACGTCGAAGCAGCCTTCCCCGATCTCGACATCGTCTGGCTTTCGGTCAGCGCCGGCGACGACCAGGTGTTCCTTGTCACTTACGAGGCACTGCCGGGTTAA
- a CDS encoding RcnB family protein, which translates to MKSSGSMSSSPSSSGTAPMGAASPYTPQKWNKGDKLPAEFRDRQYVIDKYKEYNLPAPKKGYHWVGIGADYYQVSSNGTVYSVGPGG; encoded by the coding sequence ATGAAGTCTTCTGGCTCGATGTCGTCATCGCCATCGTCATCGGGCACGGCGCCGATGGGTGCGGCATCGCCGTATACGCCTCAGAAGTGGAACAAGGGTGACAAGTTGCCAGCCGAGTTCCGTGACCGGCAGTACGTCATCGACAAGTACAAGGAATACAACCTTCCGGCGCCAAAGAAGGGCTACCACTGGGTGGGTATCGGTGCTGACTATTACCAGGTGTCGTCCAATGGGACGGTGTACTCGGTTGGGCCCGGAGGCTGA
- the dapC gene encoding succinyldiaminopimelate transaminase — MNPRLDLLQTYPFEKLRALVADVKPAAVPPISFGIGEPKHPTPAFIKEAMTASLGGLANYPSTAGSDALRACIAGWLERRYNLPKVDAATEVLPVTGSREALFAFAQTVIDSSKPNPLVLCPNPFYQIYEGAALLAGARPVFANSDPARNFAPAFDQIGADVWPHVQLLYVCSPGNPTGAVLSLEDWKQLFELSDRYGFVIASDECYSEIYFDEAKPPLGALEAAHKLGRGLERLVMFSSLSKRSNVPGLRSGFVAGDPEILKKFLLYRTYHGAAMNPAVQAASAAAWGDEAHVRENRAAYVRKFAEVTPMLAGVLDVALPDAAFYLWADVSRTGLSDTEFAVRLLAEQNLTVLPGSYLARDAHGVNPGANRVRMALVATPDECLEGARRIVEFCKSLG, encoded by the coding sequence GTGAATCCGCGCCTCGACCTGCTCCAAACCTATCCTTTCGAGAAACTGCGCGCGCTGGTGGCCGATGTGAAACCGGCCGCCGTCCCGCCAATCAGCTTCGGCATCGGCGAACCCAAGCACCCCACTCCGGCCTTCATCAAGGAAGCGATGACCGCGTCGCTCGGCGGCCTGGCCAACTACCCGAGCACCGCCGGCAGCGACGCGCTGCGCGCGTGCATCGCGGGCTGGCTCGAACGCCGCTACAACCTGCCGAAGGTCGACGCCGCCACCGAGGTGCTGCCCGTCACCGGTTCGCGCGAGGCACTGTTCGCGTTCGCGCAGACCGTGATCGACAGCAGCAAGCCCAACCCGCTGGTGCTCTGCCCGAACCCGTTCTACCAGATCTATGAAGGCGCAGCCCTTCTGGCCGGCGCCCGTCCGGTGTTCGCCAACAGCGATCCGGCGCGCAACTTCGCGCCGGCGTTCGACCAGATCGGCGCCGATGTGTGGCCGCACGTGCAACTGCTGTACGTCTGCTCGCCGGGTAACCCGACCGGCGCGGTGCTGTCGCTCGAAGACTGGAAGCAGCTTTTCGAATTGTCCGACCGCTATGGCTTCGTGATTGCCTCCGACGAGTGCTACTCGGAGATCTACTTCGACGAAGCAAAGCCGCCGCTCGGCGCGCTCGAAGCGGCCCACAAGCTTGGCCGGGGCCTGGAACGGCTGGTGATGTTCTCAAGCCTGTCGAAGCGCTCGAACGTGCCGGGCCTGCGCTCGGGCTTCGTCGCCGGCGACCCCGAGATCCTGAAGAAATTCCTGCTCTACCGCACCTACCACGGCGCCGCGATGAACCCGGCCGTGCAGGCCGCCAGCGCCGCGGCGTGGGGCGACGAGGCGCACGTGCGCGAGAACCGCGCGGCCTATGTGCGCAAATTCGCCGAGGTCACGCCGATGCTGGCAGGGGTGCTCGACGTGGCCCTGCCCGATGCGGCGTTCTACCTGTGGGCCGATGTCTCGCGCACTGGTCTGTCGGACACCGAGTTCGCCGTGCGGCTGCTGGCCGAACAGAACCTCACGGTGCTGCCCGGCAGCTACCTGGCCCGCGACGCCCACGGCGTGAATCCCGGCGCGAACCGGGTCCGCATGGCGCTGGTGGCCACCCCGGACGAATGCCTCGAAGGCGCACGCCGGATTGTCGAATTCTGCAAGTCGCTGGGCTGA
- the dapD gene encoding 2,3,4,5-tetrahydropyridine-2,6-dicarboxylate N-succinyltransferase has translation MTQALQALIDQAWEDRTSLSPKSAPNDIREAVANVISQLDSGALRVAEKQGKDWVVNQWIKKAVLLSFRLEDNAPMSAGGFAQFYDKVPTKFANWTGDDFAKAGFRVVPPAVARRGSYIARNAVLMPSYVNIGAYVDEGTMVDTWATVGSCAQIGKNVHLSGGVGIGGVLEPLQANPVIIEDNCFIGARSEVVEGVIIEENSVISMGVYLGQSTKIYDRETGEIHYGRVPAGSVVVAGNLPSKDGKYSLYCAVIVKKVDAQTRAKTSLNDLLRD, from the coding sequence ATGACGCAAGCACTGCAAGCCCTGATCGACCAGGCCTGGGAAGACCGCACCAGCCTGTCGCCGAAGTCCGCGCCGAACGACATCCGCGAAGCGGTGGCCAACGTGATCTCGCAACTCGATTCGGGCGCACTGCGCGTGGCCGAGAAGCAAGGCAAGGACTGGGTCGTCAACCAGTGGATCAAGAAGGCTGTGCTGCTGTCGTTCCGTCTGGAAGACAACGCGCCGATGAGCGCTGGCGGCTTTGCCCAGTTCTACGACAAGGTGCCGACCAAGTTCGCCAACTGGACTGGCGACGACTTCGCGAAGGCCGGCTTCCGCGTGGTGCCGCCCGCCGTGGCCCGCCGTGGTTCGTACATCGCCAGGAACGCCGTGCTGATGCCGTCGTACGTCAACATTGGCGCCTACGTGGATGAAGGCACGATGGTCGACACGTGGGCTACCGTCGGCTCGTGCGCGCAGATCGGCAAGAACGTGCACCTGTCGGGCGGCGTCGGCATCGGCGGCGTGCTCGAGCCGCTGCAGGCCAACCCGGTCATCATCGAGGACAACTGCTTCATCGGCGCCCGTTCGGAAGTCGTGGAAGGCGTGATCATCGAGGAAAACTCGGTGATCTCGATGGGCGTGTACCTGGGCCAGTCGACCAAGATCTACGACCGTGAAACGGGCGAAATCCACTACGGCCGCGTGCCTGCCGGTTCGGTCGTCGTGGCCGGCAACCTGCCGTCGAAGGATGGCAAGTACAGCCTGTACTGCGCCGTGATCGTCAAGAAGGTGGACGCGCAAACCCGCGCCAAGACCAGCCTGAACGACCTGCTGCGCGACTGA
- the dapE gene encoding succinyl-diaminopimelate desuccinylase yields the protein MNPTLALTEDLIRRRSVTPADEGCQAVLETRLKALGFTCENIVSGPDDFRVTNLWAVKRGTQGTAGKLLAFAGHTDVVPTGPLDQWSSDPFEPSHRDGKLYGRGAADMKTSIAGFVVAVEEFVAKHPEHKGSIAFLITSDEEGPAHDGTVKVVEALKARGERLDYCVVGEPTSVDTLGDMVKNGRRGSLSGKLTVKGVQGHIAYPHLARNPIHLAAPALTTLVNEVWDAGNEYFPPTTWQMSNIHGGTGATNVIPGHVTIDFNFRFSTASTPDGLKSRVHAILDQHGLDYTLDWTLGGEPFLTPRGDLSEALGAAIAAETGVKTELSTTGGTSDGRFIAKICPQVIEFGPPNASIHKIDEHVEVRFVEPLKNVYRGVLERLIA from the coding sequence ATGAACCCGACCCTTGCCCTGACCGAAGACCTGATCCGCCGCCGCTCGGTCACCCCCGCCGACGAAGGTTGCCAGGCCGTGCTCGAGACCCGACTCAAGGCCCTTGGCTTTACCTGCGAGAACATCGTCAGCGGCCCTGACGATTTCCGCGTCACCAACCTGTGGGCGGTCAAGCGCGGCACCCAGGGCACGGCAGGCAAGCTGCTGGCCTTTGCCGGCCATACCGACGTAGTGCCGACCGGCCCGCTCGACCAATGGTCATCGGACCCGTTCGAGCCCTCCCATCGCGATGGCAAGCTCTACGGTCGGGGCGCGGCCGACATGAAGACGTCGATTGCCGGCTTCGTGGTGGCGGTCGAGGAGTTCGTGGCGAAACACCCCGAGCACAAGGGATCGATCGCCTTCCTGATCACGAGCGACGAGGAAGGCCCGGCGCATGACGGCACCGTGAAGGTGGTGGAAGCGCTGAAGGCACGCGGCGAACGTCTCGACTATTGCGTGGTGGGCGAGCCGACCTCGGTCGACACGCTCGGCGACATGGTCAAGAACGGCCGTCGTGGCTCGCTGTCCGGAAAGCTCACGGTCAAAGGTGTGCAAGGCCACATCGCCTACCCGCACCTGGCGCGCAACCCGATCCACCTTGCCGCGCCGGCACTGACCACGCTGGTGAACGAGGTATGGGACGCGGGCAACGAGTATTTCCCGCCCACCACGTGGCAGATGTCGAATATCCATGGCGGCACCGGCGCGACCAACGTGATCCCGGGCCACGTGACGATCGATTTCAACTTCCGCTTCTCGACGGCCAGCACGCCTGACGGCCTGAAGTCGCGCGTGCACGCAATCCTCGACCAGCACGGGCTCGACTACACGCTCGACTGGACGCTGGGCGGCGAGCCGTTCCTGACGCCGCGCGGCGACCTGTCCGAAGCACTGGGCGCGGCCATCGCGGCCGAGACCGGCGTGAAGACGGAACTCTCGACCACCGGCGGCACCTCCGACGGCCGTTTCATCGCGAAGATCTGCCCGCAGGTCATCGAATTCGGCCCGCCGAACGCCAGCATCCACAAGATCGACGAACACGTGGAAGTCCGCTTCGTCGAACCGCTCAAGAACGTTTACCGTGGCGTGCTGGAACGCCTGATTGCCTGA